One Calditrichia bacterium DNA window includes the following coding sequences:
- a CDS encoding SDR family oxidoreductase, whose product MHLNKNNYLIIGGNSGIGLALARQLREREANIWLASRNQKDAADSLNAPHLSLDVTGETLGTLADFVPEQLHGIAYCPGTITLKPFPRLNIADFQNDMEVNLFGAVKVIQAVLPMLKKGAPASIVMFSTVASLAGMNFHASIAAAKAAVEGFAKSLAAEFAGANIRVNVIAPSITETPLAGHLLNNEHKVEASKNRHPIKKIGAPDDVASLAAYLLSPESGWITGQVIAVDGGLSALRPL is encoded by the coding sequence ATGCATCTCAACAAAAACAATTATTTGATAATCGGTGGAAATTCAGGAATCGGATTGGCGCTGGCAAGGCAGTTGCGCGAACGCGAGGCGAATATCTGGCTGGCATCGCGTAACCAGAAAGATGCAGCAGACAGCCTGAACGCACCGCACTTATCGCTGGATGTCACCGGCGAAACGCTCGGAACTTTGGCGGATTTTGTGCCGGAGCAACTGCATGGCATTGCCTACTGCCCCGGAACCATCACCCTCAAACCGTTCCCACGATTGAACATCGCCGATTTCCAGAACGATATGGAAGTAAATTTATTTGGCGCAGTGAAAGTGATTCAGGCGGTTTTGCCGATGTTGAAAAAAGGTGCACCGGCGTCAATCGTTATGTTTAGCACCGTTGCTTCGCTGGCGGGAATGAATTTTCATGCGTCGATTGCCGCGGCAAAAGCGGCAGTGGAAGGATTTGCCAAATCGCTGGCAGCTGAATTTGCGGGGGCGAATATTCGCGTCAATGTGATTGCACCGTCCATCACCGAAACGCCGTTGGCCGGGCATTTGCTCAATAACGAACACAAAGTTGAGGCTTCAAAAAACCGGCATCCCATCAAAAAAATTGGTGCGCCGGACGATGTCGCCAGCCTTGCGGCATATTTGCTGTCGCCGGAATCCGGCTGGATAACCGGGCAGGTTATCGCGGTTGACGGCGGATTATCCGCCCTGCGTCCGCTGTAA